The proteins below are encoded in one region of Styela clava chromosome 4, kaStyClav1.hap1.2, whole genome shotgun sequence:
- the LOC120326432 gene encoding uncharacterized protein LOC120326432 produces MKLHMMTHGDPQQYEEDAGNVVPMFHNHNSSPFYHIGNSYDKGSYSGKYYNSPVNSMPDNRYNNTSQSNSRETAETYSSECDATNMTNDDLLLRVAEEQLRPLIKEELRYTIQSKRAAKGLPSHVEIEYKVAQPEPETPAMSMKRQRRRDRNKIAAAKCRFKKKILSEKLLEESDHLETQNHKLKTEVQRLQDERQKLIYILNLHRPTCIVRSPSCSSPTNEECSTSSSPGFSQTPTHGEHSKNCNGKLSLNSRSSSLEDDAINHLTSTFTFPPFSTGNESINTPIHRSVIVRSDSMQASS; encoded by the exons atgaaacttcacatGATGACACATGGAGATCCGCAGCAATACGAGGAAGATGCTGGGAATGTAGTACCCATGTTTCACAATCATAACAGCTCTCCGTTTTACCACATCGGGAATAGTTACGACAAGGGATCCTATTCCGGGAAATATTATAATTCGCCGGTGAACAGTATGCCCGATAATCGGTACAATAACACATCTCAGAGTAACTCTCGTGAGACCGCAGAAACTTATTCGTCTGAATGCGATGCAACGAATATGACAAATGACGACCTACTGCTACGAGTAGCGGAAGAACAACTGCGACCCCTTATCAAAGAAGAATTACGCTACACCATTCAGAGCAAACGAGCTGCCAAAGGATTGCCTTCCCATGTGGAAATTGAGTACAAAGTTGCTCAGCCTGAG cCTGAAACTCCAGCAATGTCGATGAAAAGGCAAAGACGAAGGGACAGAAATAAAATTGCCGCAGCTAAATGCAGATTCAAGAAGAAAATACTTTCTGAGAAATTATTAGAG GAATCAGATCATCTTGAGACACAGAATCATAAGTTGAAAACAGAAGTTCAGCGTCTACAAGATGAAAGACAAAAGTTGATTTATATTCTCAATTTGCATCGACCGACTTGTATTGTTCGTAGCCCATCGTGTTCGTCGCCTACAAACGAAGAATGTTCAACATCCAGCTCTCCCGGATTTAGTCAGACGCCGACACATGGAGAACACAGCAAAAATTGTAACGGCAAATTATCGCTAAATTCAAGATCGTCTTCGTTGGAAGATGATGCAATAAATCATTTAACATCTACCTTCACATTTCCACCGTTTAGCACTGGAAATGAATCCATAAATACGCCGATACATAGGAGTGTTATTGTGCGAAGCGATTCAATGCAAGCGTCATCGTAA
- the LOC120325990 gene encoding glycogen phosphorylase, brain form-like yields MSSKTRQASSADNQRKTTKTSGKNTGYTNSGVTQHRKGDGVVTAVQPPIIKTIKAPEPLKKTDKQKPVTNGNSSGARSKTTLMAQKPLTDHEKRKQISVRGISSLESVADINKAFNRHLHFTLVKDRNVATDRDYYFALAETVRDQLVGRWIRTQQWYYEKDPKRVYYLSLEFYMGRTLQNTMLNLGIQTSCDEAMYQLGLDIEELQELEEDAGLGNGGLGRLAACFLDSMATLGMAAYGYGIRYEYGIFNQKIRQGFQLEEADDWLRYGNPWEKARPEYMIPVHLYGRVENPNGWEKESEWKDTQVIFAMPYDTATPGYGNNTVNTLRLWSAKSPNSFNLDVFNTGDYIQAVCDRNLAENISRVLYPNDNFFEGKELRLKQEYFVVSATLHDIIRRFKSSTFGCRDPVRTSFKSFPEKVAIQLNDTHPSLAIPELMRILLDIEKLDWDTAWDIVYNTCAYTNHTILPEALERWPVSMLERMLPRHLQIIYLINGKHLETVGKLYPDNPEMVGRMSLIEEHGEKRVNMAHLCIVGSHVVNGVAAIHSQIIKDHTFHDFYELSQKLGQTDKFQNKTNGVTPRRWLLLCNPGLADLIADKLGEEWPKNLDQLQDLWKLHKDKNFIREVAKVKQENKLKLAAFIEKEWGVKVNPASMFDIQVKRIHEYKRQLMNALHIIVMYNRIKENPNADFVPRTIMIGGKAAPGYHSAKMIIKLITSIGNRVNNDPIIGDRLKVVFLENYRVSLAEKVIPAADLSEQISTAGTEASGTGNMKFMMNGALTIGTLDGANVEMAEELTKMAEKDKSKLENIFIFGMEVHEVSDLDKQGYNPRSFYEKSPELKKAIDQVASGYFCQNEPDIFKGLTEHLLHHDRFKLMADFDAFVKCQERVSEVFKNPDDWTSRCICNIAASGKFSSDRTIAQYAREIWGIEPQPDLKIPAPHEALKKEREPKQNLPSF; encoded by the exons ATGTCGTCCAAAACCAGGCAAGCGTCATCTGCCGATAATCAACGAAAGACAACTAAGACAAGTGGGAAAAATACTG GGTATACAAATAGTGGTGTGACTCAGCATAGAAAAGGTGATGGTGTGGTGACTGCAGTACAACCTCCAatcataaaaacaataaaagcacCTGAACCATTGAAAAAGACTGACAAACAAAAACCAGTGACTAACGGAAATTCATCTGGTGCTAGAAGCAAAACTACA CTCATGGCTCAAAAACCTCTCACCGATCATGAAAAACGGAAACAGATTTCAGTTCGGGGCATTTCTTCACTTGAAAGTGTGGCTGATATAAACAAG GCTTTCAATCGCCATCTTCATTTTACTCTTGTGAAAGATCGAAATGTTGCAACCGATAGAGATTATTATTTCGCCCTTGCAGAAACTGTTAGAGATCAGTTGGTAGGAAGATGGATAAGAACTCAACAGTGGTATTATGAAAAAGATCCTAAG AGAGTCTACTATCTATCACTTGAGTTTTACATGGGAAGAACTTTGCAAAATACCATGCTGAATCTCGGCATACAAACTTCTTGTGATGAAGCTATGTATCAGCTTGGGCTTGATATTGAGGAACTCCAAGAATTGGAAGAAGATGCTG GTCTTGGCAATGGTGGGCTGGGAAGACTTGCTGCATGTTTTCTGGATTCTATGGCAACTCTGGGTATGGCTGCATATGGATATGGAATACGTTATGAATATGGGATTTTCAATCAAAAGATTCGCCAGGGTTTTCAG CTTGAGGAAGCAGATGACTGGCTTCGTTATGGAAATCCATGGGAGAAAGCAAGACCAGAATACATGATTCCAGTTCATTTGTATGGAAGAGTAGAAAATCCCAATGGATGGGAAAAAGAAAGCGAATGGAAAGATACTCAG gtCATTTTTGCTATGCCATATGACACTGCAACACCAGGGTATGGAAACAATACTGTGAACACGCTTAGATTATGGTCAGCCAAATCACCAAACTCTTTCAATTTAGATGTCT TCAATACAGGGGATTATATTCAAGCAGTATGTGATAGAAACTTGGCTGAGAATATATCAAGAGTTCTGTATCCTAATGATAAC TTCTTCGAGGGGAAGGAACTTCGATTGAAGCAGGAATATTTTGTCGTATCTGCTACTCTTCATGACATAATACGTCGCTTCAAATCTTCTACTTTCGGATGTCGTGATCCAGTTCGAACATCATTCAAAAGCTTTCCAGAAAAG GTTGCGATTCAACTAAACGACACTCATCCTTCACTTGCAATACCTGAATTGATGAGAATTCTACTCGACATTGAGAAACTTGACTGGGACACAGCATGGGATATTGTCTATAACACTTGTGCTTACACAAATCATACCATTCTTCCTGAAGCATTAGAAAGATGGCCTGTGTCTATGCTGGAACGAATGTTACCAAGACACTTGCAAATTATCTATCTTATCAATGGAAAACACCTTGAG acTGTGGGAAAACTTTATCCTGATAACCCTGAAATGGTTGGACGTATGTCACTCATTGAAGAACATGGTGAAAAACGAGTTAATATGGCCCACTTATGTATCGTTGGATCTCACGTTGTCAATGGGGTTGCTGCAATTCATTCACAGATTATCAAAGATCATAC TTTCCATGACTTCTACGAGCTGTCTCAAAAGCTTGGACAAACCGATAAGTTTCAGAACAAAACTAACGGTGTGACTCCACGTCGATGGCTGTTGTTATGCAACCCTGGATTGGCTGATCTCATTGCTGAT AAACTTGGTGAAGAATGGCCGAAAAATCTTGATCAATTGCAAGATTTATGGAAACTCCACAAAGACAAGAATTTCATTCGTGAAGTTGCGAAAGTGAAGCAG GAGAACAAGTTGAAATTGGCAGCCTTCATTGAGAAAGAATGGGGAGTCAAAGTGAATCCAGCATCCATGTTTGATATCCAG GTGAAACGAATCCATGAATACAAGCGTCAACTTATGAATGCCCTGCATATCATTGTTATGTACAACAGGATTAAAGAAAACCCGAATGCTGACTTCGTGCCACGTACTATAATGATTGGTGGAAAG gcTGCTCCAGGATATCATTCTGCGAAAATGATCATCAAGTTGATAACAAGTATTGGCAACAGAGTGAATAACGATCCTATCATTGGTGATAGACTCAAAGTTGTTTTCTTGGAAAACTACAG AGTTTCACTTGCTGAGAAAGTTATCCCAGCTGCAGACTTGTCAGAGCAGATTTCAACTGCTGGAACAGAAGCTTCAGGAACAGGCAACATGAAATTCATG ATGAATGGTGCTCTTACTATTGGAACATTGGATGGTGCTAATGTTGAAATGGCAGAGGAATTGACGAAAATGGCAGAAAAAGACAAATCCAAACTTGAAAACATCTTTATTTTTGGAATGGAAGTTCACGAAGTCAGTGATTTGGACAA ACAAGGATATAATCCTCGATCATTCTATGAAAAATCTCCAGAGTTGAAGAAAGCAATAGATCAAGTTGCCAGTGGATATTTCTGTCAAAACGAACCAGATATATTCAAAGGTCTCACTGAACATCTGTTGCATCATGACAGATTCAAGCTCATGGCTGATTTTGATGCTTTTGTGAAGTGCCAGGAAAGAGTCAGCGAAGTGTTTAAG AATCCAGATGACTGGACAAGCAGATGCATCTGTAACATTGCAGCTTCTGGAAAGTTCTCAAGTGATCGAACAATTGCACAGTACGCTAGAGAGATCTGGGGCATCGAACCTCAACCTGACCTTAAAATACCTGCTCCTCATGAAGCTTTG AAAAAAGAGAGAGAACCGAAGCAGAATCTCCCTTCATTCTGA